Below is a window of Haloterrigena alkaliphila DNA.
CGGATAGGGAAACCCTTGAGGATTAACTACTATGCCTGATGGCTCGGGACAACAACGTCGAACGGAACTCCCTATCGAAAGAGGGTTTCCCATCGAACGGGTCAACGAGATTGCTGAAAAAGAGGGACGGGCGAAGATGTACTATCGCCCAATCTACACGATGCATAAGTGGTGGGCGCGACGCCTGGGCTGTGTCTTCCGTGCTATTTCTCTCTACACGCTACTTGACGACCCGGAGAAAGTACAGGTGTTCGAGCCCGGTCACGAGGGCAGTACACTTGCTGATTACGGCGACGACACTGGTGGCGAGTCTGACCTCGACATCGCCTCACTACTTGAACGTGTAGATATGACCGACCCGGAGAGTCTCTGGGAGCTTTATCCGAAGGATGTCCGCATCGAGGACAAGAAGATTCTCGACCCATTCATGGGCGGCGGCACGTCGCTTGTCGAGGCGTCACGCTTCGGCGCTGAGGTCGTCGGCAACGACCTGAATCCTGTTGCGTGGTTCGTTACGAAGAAGGAACTCGAAGCCGGGCAGACCGACGTCGAAGAACTTGAAGAGGCTTTCGAGAAGGTGAAACTGGATGTTGCCGACGAGATTACGCAATACTACAAGACACCCTGTCCGAACGGCGATCACGAGGCCGACGTGATGTACAACTTCTGGGTAAAGGAGTTGGACTGTGTCTCTTGTGGACATACAGTTCCGCTGTTTAAGGACTATCGCGTCGCCGCAGGGCGCTACGAGAATGATGACAAGTACAACATTCTCTGTCCGGACTGTGGTTCGGTCACTTTGGTAGATGACTGGCAGTCGGAGAGTGTCTGTAACGACTGCGGCCACGGTTTCGTTCCGAAGGAAGGAAACGTTTCACGTGGCGGGAAGTACAACTGTCCAGACTGTGGCCAGAAGTACGCGATCACGGACGCAATTCAAGAACAAGGACCTCCCGACTTGCGCCTCTATGCTCTAGAGTATTACTGCGAACATTGTGACAACGCGGGCGAAGATAAGAGCGCCTACAAGGGGTACAAGCAGGTAGAAAGCTACGACGTTGAGCTTTTCGAGGAAGCAAAGAGTGAGTGGGAAGAAAGTGACGCACTGCATAAGTACGTTCCCAATGAAGACATCCCAGAGGGTGCTATAACTGCGGCTTCATCGATCAGTGGCAACGACGTGTTCCAACATGGCTACGAGACCTGGCAGGATATGTTCACAGAGCGTCAACTACTGTCGCTCGCTAAGCTATTTCGTTCAATCGAATCTGTGGACGATCAGAACCTCTCTGAATACCTTCTCTTAGCGGCTTCTGAGTCTCTACGGTATACGAATAAGATGGTGTCATATAATACAACATACAATAAAATTGGAGATTTCTTCCGAAATAACTCTTTCACACCACCGACCTATCCAGTTGAAAATAACGTGTGGGGCGCTAAGTGGGGGAGCGGGACGTTCAGTTCTATGTTTCAAATGGTGAAGACAGGCGTCGAATACGCAAATTCACCCACCGAACGCTACGTAGAGAACGGTGAGACCGTAGAAACGCCAGAATTCTCACATCCTATCGGGGAATCCGCTAAAATTCACCAAGGCGATATGCGTCAACTTGACTACGAAGACGAGTTTGACGCCGTCATCACTGATCCTCCGTACTACGACAACATCATTTACTCCGAGGTGGCGGACTACTTCTACGTCTGGCAGAAGGTACTTCTCGAAGACGAGTATCCCGGATTCGACCAAGACAAAACGCCTCGTGCGGAGTCGATAGTCACGAATCCATACCTTGAGAAAACTTCCGAAGACTTCGAATCCGAACTCGGACAAGCCTTCGCGGTCATCAAGCGCTCACTTAAGGACGACGGGTCACTCACGTTTACCTATCATCACAGCGACTCCGAATCGTGGGGAGAACTTCTCGAATCGCTCTGTAACGTCGGATTCGAGGTAACAGCGACGTACCCGATCACCGCAGACATTAACAAGTTCATTGGTGGCGAAGCAGTCTCCTTCGACATCATCGTTGTCGCCCGTCCCCTCGACGACACCGAACCAGCCTCGTGGAAGTCGCTCCGCCGCGACATCTATCGCACGGCCCGTCGTACCCGCAAGCAACTTGAAGAGAACCGCGACCTCTCCCGCGGCGACATCGGCGTGATGGAGATGGGCGCGTGTTTCCGCGAGTACTCCAAGCACCACGGCAAGGTGCAGCGCGCCGGAGAAATTATGTCCGCAAAGGAGGTCGTCCAGGAAATCTACGGAATCATCCAGGAAGCCAGCGACATCGGTGTCGAAGATGTGTTTGTTGACCTGCTGGACACTCCGAGTCCCTCCTTCGACGACGTCAACAAACTCTGCCGCGGCACGAACGCGACGCCCCAGGACCTCAAGGAGATGCGCCTCTACAACCAGGACGACGGCTTCGAACTGGGGACGTGGGACAACGAGAAGCGTCGGGCGTATATTGAGGAGCGAGCCAACGGCGACGGCGGCGATCACCTCTCGAACCTCGACAAGCTCCAGTTCCTCCGGTACCGCTACGACAAGGGGCAGGCGGTCCAGAACTACGTCGATAAGTGGGGCGTTGATGACGACCTCCGAGAACTCGCCGGCCGGCTCGCAGACGTGACCGGGGACGATACGTACACTCGAGTGCTCGGCGATCGGGATATCACGAGTTACTAACTACAGGCCTGAAGTCGGGATTTGTTGTCGTGATTTTCGTCACCGTGCGGGGTACGAATGAGGTTCGGCTTCTCTGTAGAGAACCGTCTGACCCACATCTGAGGAATGCTACAATGACCCAAGTGATGAGATATGCGAATGTAGACCCAGTGATATGATGTTCATATCGGAGAATGAATAGGGTGCTCGTTTTTCACTGCGGTAAACGGCCTACGACACTGAAACGACTAAAAGTCTCTACACCTTATAGTCCGAAAATGGCTGGCCCTGGACAAATCCCCGGACGATACAATCTCGTAATCAAAGGCGCCTATGACACCTTTGATCATCAAGTTCCGATCGCCGAGTTCATCGAGCAGCTTCGATCGGACGACGTCCCCAACGAACTCTGCGTCGTCGGCCTCGAGGACGCGTTCGAAGAGGACGAGTTGATCGACCAGCTCGCCCTCGAGATGGACAAACGAGCGAACGACCTGGAGTACCAGAGCCCGACGATCCAGTTCGCGATCGAAGGATCGTTCCACCGGACCGGGAAGACGTACGATCTGCGATACGACGGAACGCTCTACTCGCTACGGGACGTCTTCGGCTCGCAAATGGATCGGAAAGAAGACGGGGACTGGTTAGTCGTACCGTTCTAAGCTCGCGTCGTCTGATCGGTCCAAACGGGAGTGATTTCTAAGCCAGTCAGTAATCGGCTCGATTATCCGGCTGCGAATCGTATAGATCGGGACAGCATTTCTCCTAGCTCTTTCAAGTACTCGAGAGAAGGTGGTAAATGAAGGGGGGACGAGAGCACCTTATTCCGGATCGTCTTCATTGGCACACGTCCGGGACAATTGTCTCAACGTACGATCCGAAAGATCCGCCGAAAATCGCCCCGATATACGATGACAGAATCGTGCTCTCAAAAGCCACCGTTGCACCAGTGGATTTATGCGTCCTAGTGAACCACCTAGAGATATGAGCCTAGAAGATACCGTCCGAGAATTAGAGGAACGTCTCGAAATGAGCCGTAGCGAAGAGGTCGAAGAAACCGGACGGACTGTCGCGCGGCTCCAGGATTAATCTTACTCGAGGTCTTTGAGTTCCGCTGCGAATTCGTGCTTTGAGAGAGCGTCTGCTTCGAGAAGAGCGGTCTTTCCCGTCCGGCGAACGGCATCCTCTGTGAACTCGATCCAGAGCTCTTCGTGTTTTTTGGCGTAGTGTCTCCACCTCTCGCTGGGCTGCATATCCAATTCGTAGTTATCGAGCCGAATCTCGATTTCGTGCTTTCGCTCGAGTACGTCACACCCGAAGTTCTCGAGATACTTGAAGCGATCTCCCTTCCGTCGGACGGTTACGAGTCGTTTGGACCGATTGATGTAGTCATTGACCCATTCCATCCAATCGTACTCGGCCGCACCGTCCACTTGTATTGCCGTATCCGGCATGGAGAAATCCGGATCCACTCGACGAAGGTAGAGTTGAGCCATCCCGATCGAGGTTCGATGGTTCGCGTTCGGTAGCGGATGCTTGAGAATGAGATTCGACGCGAGTCGACCCGCAACTTCGGTTGCGGTCCCCTCCCAATCGACTTGGTTGAGCGCGGGTGCGATGTCTTCGGCGGAGATGTCCTTGTAGGCTCGGACGCGCTTTCCCTCTTCTTCGTAGTTCTCCTCGAGAACGTTTCTGAAGACTTCGACGAGCCTGGTCGCAATGACGCTATTTGCAGGGGACAGCGATTGGATGTACTCGGATAAATCGTACTCCATCGCATCGGCAGGTCCACTCGCTCCGGATGCGGTATAGACGACGTAGACGGTCCGATCTAACTCGTACTCCTCGACCTTGACTGATTTGTGGCCGTCGTAATTCACGACGCGCTGGCCAACCGCTTGGAGATCGGGATTGACGAAATCTAGCGAGAACTGTTTATCTCGCTCGTGGTGATAGAAGACGCGGTTTACCATCTCGTAGCGAGGAATACGCACGTGCTCATAGTAGTTTCAACGGTCCCTCGACCTCGACGTCACCCGACCCGTTCTCGATGAAGTACAGATCGATCAATTCAACGCCGTCTTCTCGTCGAAACACGGGGACGCAGGTTGTCGTGTGTTTGTAGTACTGTCCGCACTTCGTCTCGATCTGATCTCGCGTCCACTCTCCGTCCTGCTCGAGGTCGTATCGGTTTCGAACCGCGTACGAGTACTCGTCCGCCGCAGCCTTGATGACGCGTAGCGAGAAGTCCCGCGCATCTTTGAACGCGAACGGGCCGCTCATCGCTTTTGACCGAACTAAATCGCGTTCGTCGACGCCGTCTAAGCACAGTCGGTTCTCCGCGACCGCCCGAAACGCCTCGAGTTCGGGATAATCGCGGACCAGTACGTCGTAGAGGTACTCGTGGACGGCTTGATCGTATTCCTCGAGAGAGAATCCCTCGGAGGGCGAAATAACGCTCAGTTCGGCGCCGGTCTGCGTAACGGTTCGACGTTTCGGACGTAACAGCGGACAGAGGAACCCGAGATGATCGGCGTGGAGAAGGTAGGCGTAACTAAACAACCGCGACCGCGATGGAGACTCTTTGACGGGATCGTGACCTTCCGCGTAGTACTTCGAGTCGAGCACTGCGATCGTCTCGTCGCCTGCCTGAATCGCGTGATCCGGTTGGTGACGGATCTTCTCTTCGTCGTCGAACGGATTCACCGACGGCGAGCGAACCGGTGTCACGTCGTCCAGTTCGTCGAGGTGATCGTACGATTTGACGGAGCCGAGTTGTCTCTCGATGACGACTTGGGAATACTGCTCGAACAGCGACTCCATGTTCAGAACGTAATCAACCACCAGCTCGCGCGGACCGTCTTTGAGCTGCTGGCCGAGCGACGAGGACATGATCGCCTTCGAAACGTCGAACGCTTTCCGGTAGTACTGACGCTGTTTCGGCAAGTCACCGAGCGAGAGCCGACGGTACTCGTCCATTCGTTCGAGTTCGCTACCGACGCCTAACCGCTCGAGCCGTGCGACCTCTCGGTGGATCTCCGAAAAGATTCGATCGTACGCGAGATGATCGTTCTCCGTGGATTTCTGTTGGAAGAGTCGAAGCAGCGTCTTTCCGGCGTAGTGTAGTAGCGAGTTCGCCGCGTTGTTGTACTCGGTCTCGTTTCGGATCCAGTGCGGTTCGATCGTTCCGCGAACGTGATTGAGGAGGGTTTGTTCGACGTCGATCTCGCCGCGCCCATCGAGGCTATCGAGTCGGCGAATAATGAGGTCGCGGATGAACCCGTGACGATGGATCGTCTCGAGGCCATCGAGGTAGTTAATCGCGAGGACGACGAAGACGTCGTCGAGGTCGATATCGTCGGACAGAAAGTCTTGTAGCGGGAGTCCGTGGTACTCGATCGACCGGTTTTGGTCGTACACCGCGAGCAGCATATCGAAAATATACTCCCAATCGATCTTGGGATCGACTTGGACTTTCGACGATGGCGTCAGGCTCACGATCCCGATGATATCCGTCGCAGCGACTCGGAGTTCGTCACCGTCGACGGTGACTTTCACGACGTCGTAATCGCGATCGGACTCGAGGGCCTGTTGGCTCTTCGTGAATACGCCCGGACTTTCTTGGGTGAAAGACGCCCGCCGGAGCTGATCGGTGATCGACGAAGGGCAATCCTCTATCAGGATTTCTCCCCGTTCCGGAACGGTGAACGTGTCCCGTCCGTACGTGTAGACGCCGTCGACGCTACTCATTATTCGTACGAGCCCATCTGGCGGCGTTCTTGCTCGAGTTCTCGTTCGGCGAGTTCCGCGGCGGGCGAAAGGTCGAACTCCTCGAATTCACCGTTCAGCGACCGATAGTGCTCGGCGATCCGCTCCACCTGAGGGAACGCTGCCGAGTTGAGAAGCCGTGGAACGATGTACGTCCGAAACGCCTGTCCGACCGCGTCGGTCTGTTCGTATTCGTACTGCCCTCCCTCTCGACAGGCGACCCCGAGGAAGACCGCCACGTCACGATAGTGCATCGGTCCGAATCGCATGATCGGACCTTGCGACGTCGACTCGTTGCCGTAGTTGATTCCCTGGTAGTCGCGTTCGAACAGGTGAAGAATCGAATCGTCGTCGAGGTCCGTCTGCTCGCTCACGTGACTGTCGATCCAACTCTTGAACAGCTGGCGTCGTTTGTCCTCTTCGTACTCGTCGAGTTCGATCATCGCGAAGCGACGAGTGATCGCGTTGTCGAGCTCATTCACCGTCCGATCAGACATATTCATCGTACAGATGATGTTTACTCGCTCGTCGAGCTCGATCGTATTCCCGTCGTCCGTCTCGAAGATCGTCTGGTGAGGGTTCTCGATTGCGGTATACAGCGGTCCGAAGATCTTCGAGATGTCCGCTCGCGTTATTTCGTCGAGAATGACGCCGTACTTGACGTCGAACTCTCGAGCGCGTTGGACGGCTTCCGAGACGCAACCGAGTTTCGTCCGATAGCTTAGCGAGTCTCCGGTGTAGTCAGGGCTGATCCCGCCGATAATGTCCGAAGGAGTCCAAGACGGCGTTGCGGTGTTGAGGGTGTATCCGATGCCCGTCTCACGGGCGAGTTGCTTGGCGAAAGTCGTTTTCCCCGTACCGGTTGGTCCGTACAAAACGACCGGTTTCCCGGCCTCGAGAGCGACCATTGCGTTCTGATAGACGTCGCGGGGAACGAGTACGTCCGTTGGTGTGTCGTCACCGCGAAGGCTAACGATCCGTTTGAGTTCGTCAGAAGCGATCTCAGACTCTAAGACGGCTCGACGGACTTGTCCGAGACCGCGTTCCCCGTCGTGATGAATATCCAACTCCTTCTTTTTGATGAGGAATTCGATCACCCGCTCGTCTTCGGCGTTTTTGATCGCCTCTACCGTCTCACCCGCGACCCGTTGAAGGATTTCGATGTCGTCCTCCGCCTGCTCGTACGTATACCCGTCCCCAGATGAGTTGCTCATTGTCCCTACACTATCAGCGCGGCATTAAAAGCCTATTTGCCAGGGGAGTAGCGACGAGAAGTGATCCCTGGTCCGTATAGGTCGGATCTTCTCAAGCGGCTTCGCCTGATATGTATTCGAGTTCCTCAGACGTGTAGGTGTAGCATTTGATCCCGTTCTCTTCACAGTGTTCCGCCAGCTTCGAAGGCCAGACACCTTCTTCTTCGAAGTCACCTAGAAACGCGACGGTGACCGCATCCTCGTCACCGACGTTCTCACTCTCGACCACCACGGCCGTATTTGGATCGTTATGACTAGTCTTGATCACCCGGTCTCCCGGCACGTACGGATTCTCGGCGAACTCGAGGTTCTCGTGTTTGTACGTCCAGAGTTTGATGTCCGTATCGTGGCAGTACGAAGCCAGAATTGCCGGATGATACTCTCGCCAGTCGGCCGGTCCTTTATCAAGTGAGCTCGGAAATGCAACCCTCACAGCTTCCCCGTCCATTTCCTGACCGAACGCTCCGGTATTCTTCTCCGGGGGCATCACCTCGACGACGACCCCCACTGACGGATCTTCGTCTCCGGCTTTCACCACGCGATCGCCCGGCTGGTACGGATTCTCCGGCTTCTGGTTCATGTGGGCGGTGTTCGGACCGAGATCGATCAATTCGTTCATCGGTCGTGCGGCGAGGTGATCGAGCTTTTCCGGAGCTTCACCCGAGTACTTCGTTTCCGACTCGACCTTCGACTTGAGCGTCTCCAGTCGCTCCCACCCGAGCAACATCAGACTATCCTCGTTGTCCCGGTGCCAGACCATAACCGCAATGTCGTCATCGGGATCTCGCTCGACGAGCGACTCGGGCAGGAACGCAGAGACGTCACGAGACGTTTTCACGTCAACCGTGTAGCCGAAGACCTCGAAATCGTGCCCCGAGAAGCTTTCGGGGTTACACCGTCGGATCGCCTCCTCGTTTTTCCACTCCCACATCTCGACGGGCAGATACTCCCGACAAAACTCGTGGAACGCGAGTTCTCCGAGATTGCCGATCCGCTTCACGTCCAGGTCGTCCGCTCCTTGAATGACCGCTTGATGGTGGGCCCGCTCGTGATCGATCTTATCGGGGGTGTACCGATACATCGGCCGTATATCAAATACGGCGAACATGAATCTTTGCGTTCGTAATAGCTTGTCCTCCATCGTTTCCGCGGGCAGCAATCCGTTATTTCACGGCAGACCCTGGCCATTCCTTCTTTCCGCGATCTGTCGGTCTCTACAGCACGGAGACGAGTGTCGCAGTCACCCGGTTCTCCCCTTGCGTGTACGTCGAAAAGAGTAGATTCGCCATGTTACGCGATGTTACGTGCCACTGGTAAGTAATCCGGTCCGATTCGGAACCCGGCTTGTGGTCCGACAAATGGACCCGACAATTGCGGCGAGATGATTCGAATGAAGCTTCCGACTACTCGTACTTCTATCAAAAACTAGATTCTGCCATTTCATCCGACGAGGATGCCGGTTTTACCGACGAACTGTCGTCGACCGCCTTTGCCATCACCGCTTTACGGTCTATCGAATCCAGTGTGAATTGACGACGGACCCATTCCCCGTTCGATGGCTATCGTACCGACCAATCCGATCCGCGATACGTGATCGACTCAATGGTATCCAGACTTTCCGTTTCGTCACTGGTCCGAATCTACCAGTTCGACCGCTGAGAACGGTCGCTCTCCGAT
It encodes the following:
- a CDS encoding 5-methylcytosine restriction system specificity protein McrC; this encodes MSSVDGVYTYGRDTFTVPERGEILIEDCPSSITDQLRRASFTQESPGVFTKSQQALESDRDYDVVKVTVDGDELRVAATDIIGIVSLTPSSKVQVDPKIDWEYIFDMLLAVYDQNRSIEYHGLPLQDFLSDDIDLDDVFVVLAINYLDGLETIHRHGFIRDLIIRRLDSLDGRGEIDVEQTLLNHVRGTIEPHWIRNETEYNNAANSLLHYAGKTLLRLFQQKSTENDHLAYDRIFSEIHREVARLERLGVGSELERMDEYRRLSLGDLPKQRQYYRKAFDVSKAIMSSSLGQQLKDGPRELVVDYVLNMESLFEQYSQVVIERQLGSVKSYDHLDELDDVTPVRSPSVNPFDDEEKIRHQPDHAIQAGDETIAVLDSKYYAEGHDPVKESPSRSRLFSYAYLLHADHLGFLCPLLRPKRRTVTQTGAELSVISPSEGFSLEEYDQAVHEYLYDVLVRDYPELEAFRAVAENRLCLDGVDERDLVRSKAMSGPFAFKDARDFSLRVIKAAADEYSYAVRNRYDLEQDGEWTRDQIETKCGQYYKHTTTCVPVFRREDGVELIDLYFIENGSGDVEVEGPLKLL
- a CDS encoding DUF1156 domain-containing protein, which encodes MPDGSGQQRRTELPIERGFPIERVNEIAEKEGRAKMYYRPIYTMHKWWARRLGCVFRAISLYTLLDDPEKVQVFEPGHEGSTLADYGDDTGGESDLDIASLLERVDMTDPESLWELYPKDVRIEDKKILDPFMGGGTSLVEASRFGAEVVGNDLNPVAWFVTKKELEAGQTDVEELEEAFEKVKLDVADEITQYYKTPCPNGDHEADVMYNFWVKELDCVSCGHTVPLFKDYRVAAGRYENDDKYNILCPDCGSVTLVDDWQSESVCNDCGHGFVPKEGNVSRGGKYNCPDCGQKYAITDAIQEQGPPDLRLYALEYYCEHCDNAGEDKSAYKGYKQVESYDVELFEEAKSEWEESDALHKYVPNEDIPEGAITAASSISGNDVFQHGYETWQDMFTERQLLSLAKLFRSIESVDDQNLSEYLLLAASESLRYTNKMVSYNTTYNKIGDFFRNNSFTPPTYPVENNVWGAKWGSGTFSSMFQMVKTGVEYANSPTERYVENGETVETPEFSHPIGESAKIHQGDMRQLDYEDEFDAVITDPPYYDNIIYSEVADYFYVWQKVLLEDEYPGFDQDKTPRAESIVTNPYLEKTSEDFESELGQAFAVIKRSLKDDGSLTFTYHHSDSESWGELLESLCNVGFEVTATYPITADINKFIGGEAVSFDIIVVARPLDDTEPASWKSLRRDIYRTARRTRKQLEENRDLSRGDIGVMEMGACFREYSKHHGKVQRAGEIMSAKEVVQEIYGIIQEASDIGVEDVFVDLLDTPSPSFDDVNKLCRGTNATPQDLKEMRLYNQDDGFELGTWDNEKRRAYIEERANGDGGDHLSNLDKLQFLRYRYDKGQAVQNYVDKWGVDDDLRELAGRLADVTGDDTYTRVLGDRDITSY
- a CDS encoding AAA family ATPase codes for the protein MSNSSGDGYTYEQAEDDIEILQRVAGETVEAIKNAEDERVIEFLIKKKELDIHHDGERGLGQVRRAVLESEIASDELKRIVSLRGDDTPTDVLVPRDVYQNAMVALEAGKPVVLYGPTGTGKTTFAKQLARETGIGYTLNTATPSWTPSDIIGGISPDYTGDSLSYRTKLGCVSEAVQRAREFDVKYGVILDEITRADISKIFGPLYTAIENPHQTIFETDDGNTIELDERVNIICTMNMSDRTVNELDNAITRRFAMIELDEYEEDKRRQLFKSWIDSHVSEQTDLDDDSILHLFERDYQGINYGNESTSQGPIMRFGPMHYRDVAVFLGVACREGGQYEYEQTDAVGQAFRTYIVPRLLNSAAFPQVERIAEHYRSLNGEFEEFDLSPAAELAERELEQERRQMGSYE